One window from the genome of Cryptomeria japonica chromosome 6, Sugi_1.0, whole genome shotgun sequence encodes:
- the LOC131069452 gene encoding uncharacterized protein LOC131069452 encodes MIADALRVIHSFPKAWRENRGMKYSFLDKRLHNLTLQLVPPPLLPQCRRHQALTHYNSILQFQHLTSSRRGSLRKLDLRSSSCNNVHNFIHPQKGSILEQDNGVPYYLH; translated from the exons ATGATTGCAGATGCGTTGAGAGTTATTCACAGTTTTCCCAAGGCATGGCGGGAAAATAGAGGTATGAAGTATTCATTTCTGGACAAGAGGCTGCACAATCTAACATTGCAGCTTGTACCACCGCCGCTGCTGCCCCAGTGCCG GAGACATCAAGCCTTGACACATTACAATTCAATATTACAGTTCCAACACCTTACATCTTCACGACGAGGGTCCTTAAGGAAGCTAGATCTGAGAA GTAGCAGCTGCAACAATGTACACAATTTTATTCATCCTCAGAAGGGCTCCATCTTGGAGCAGGACAATGGAGTGCCATACTACCTACACTAA